A section of the Paenibacillus aurantius genome encodes:
- a CDS encoding LacI family DNA-binding transcriptional regulator: MILGPTIHDVARLAGTSKSTVSRYLNGHPVKQPTRDALEKAIRELRYHRNANARRLVLNRTHLIGVVVDDISNIFYSGILKGVEETVKSNGYSCMFLSRTSHYDRESAYLNMLHEGQADGLILVSFRKRDPEELRLMAESGVPLALIGDDGGRPELIGIDVDNKGGIKELVGYLHSLGHERIGFIAGPESASASGARYRGYREAMEERGLPIRPEWTVPSEWTSETGYAAMRKLLNGREVSAVLASNDDTAFGALQAAQEGGLRVPEDLSIVGFDDISAAAWSFPSLTTVRQPFRQMGMLAAQRLLARLEGTQEESPVRRRIQPALVIRNSCGRPGTGQEQTHRK; this comes from the coding sequence ATTATTCTGGGACCAACGATACATGACGTAGCCCGCTTGGCGGGCACTTCCAAAAGCACCGTTTCCCGGTATTTGAACGGGCATCCGGTGAAGCAGCCCACTCGCGATGCGCTGGAGAAAGCGATCCGTGAGCTCCGTTACCACCGCAATGCTAACGCTCGACGGCTGGTTCTCAACCGCACTCATCTGATCGGGGTCGTGGTCGACGATATCTCCAACATCTTCTACTCCGGAATTCTCAAGGGGGTGGAGGAGACGGTGAAGAGCAACGGGTACAGCTGTATGTTCCTCAGCCGCACTTCTCATTACGACAGGGAATCGGCCTATCTCAATATGCTTCACGAAGGACAGGCGGACGGCCTTATTCTGGTGAGCTTCCGCAAGCGGGATCCGGAGGAGCTTAGGCTAATGGCCGAATCGGGCGTCCCGCTGGCGCTTATCGGGGACGATGGCGGACGGCCGGAGCTGATCGGCATCGATGTGGACAATAAAGGCGGGATCAAGGAACTCGTCGGGTATCTGCATTCCCTCGGCCACGAGCGCATCGGCTTCATAGCCGGTCCGGAATCCGCCTCCGCAAGCGGTGCCCGCTACCGGGGCTACCGGGAAGCGATGGAGGAGAGGGGCTTGCCGATCCGGCCGGAATGGACGGTACCTTCCGAGTGGACGAGCGAAACTGGTTACGCGGCCATGCGGAAGCTGTTGAACGGCCGGGAGGTAAGCGCTGTCTTGGCATCCAACGACGATACCGCCTTCGGAGCCCTTCAAGCCGCCCAGGAGGGCGGACTTCGCGTTCCGGAGGACCTGTCCATCGTCGGCTTCGATGATATTTCGGCCGCCGCCTGGTCGTTCCCGTCTCTGACGACGGTCAGGCAGCCTTTTCGTCAAATGGGTATGCTTGCCGCGCAAAGGCTCCTGGCTCGACTCGAAGGGACGCAGGAAGAGAGCCCCGTCCGTCGTCGGATCCAACCTGCTCTTGTCATCCGCAATTCCTGCGGAAGGCCTGGAACCGGACAAGAGCAGACCCATCGGAAATAG
- a CDS encoding endonuclease/exonuclease/phosphatase family protein, which translates to MTFNLRYSTPNDGENAWPYRFHRAAEAIREHAPLLIGTQEGYLAMLNELAEQLPGYGWIGEGRFGGGENEHSAIFYRTDRLEVVDQGQFWLSETPEVISSKSWNSYFPRICTWGRFRLKDSGQEWMAYNTHLDHASGEAREKGAGVIGRMVAEHRQKLQLPILLMGDMNSYPADPAIQLFERLGQEEGEPWLTNAYTLIEGPVGLTAHSFQGGADGEPIDYIFASREFVFQEVKVDREQRDGGYPSDHYPIVARVGIKE; encoded by the coding sequence ATGACGTTCAATTTACGTTACAGCACGCCGAACGACGGGGAGAACGCCTGGCCTTACCGGTTTCACCGGGCGGCGGAAGCCATCCGGGAGCATGCGCCTCTGCTTATCGGAACACAGGAAGGCTACCTGGCCATGCTGAATGAGCTGGCGGAGCAGCTTCCCGGCTATGGCTGGATCGGGGAAGGAAGGTTCGGCGGCGGGGAGAATGAACACAGTGCCATCTTCTACCGCACGGACCGCCTCGAGGTGGTCGACCAGGGGCAGTTCTGGCTCTCGGAAACCCCGGAGGTCATCTCGTCGAAATCGTGGAACAGCTACTTCCCGCGAATCTGCACTTGGGGGCGTTTCCGTCTGAAGGACAGCGGCCAGGAATGGATGGCCTATAACACCCATCTGGATCACGCAAGCGGGGAGGCAAGGGAGAAGGGCGCCGGCGTCATCGGCCGGATGGTGGCGGAACACAGGCAAAAGCTTCAGCTGCCGATCCTTCTCATGGGGGATATGAACAGTTATCCGGCCGATCCGGCCATTCAGCTGTTCGAGCGGCTCGGCCAGGAGGAAGGGGAGCCATGGTTGACGAATGCCTATACCTTAATCGAGGGTCCGGTGGGGTTAACGGCCCACAGCTTCCAGGGAGGGGCGGACGGAGAGCCGATCGATTACATTTTCGCTTCGCGGGAGTTTGTTTTTCAGGAGGTTAAGGTGGACCGGGAGCAGAGGGACGGAGGATACCCATCCGATCATTATCCGATTGTGGCCCGAGTGGGGATCAAGGAGTAA
- a CDS encoding carbohydrate ABC transporter permease yields MVRNQTWGAKLGEASILILMLLVSLMSLAPVLHTISVSFSSNAAAAGGLVKFWPVGFNIESYRKIIEEPHFINSFLVSVKRVLLGGGINFVLTVLMAYPLSRSAKEFPRRNLYMWFMLFTMLFSGGIIPLYLTVKALGMFNSIWALVLPGAVPVFNVILLMNFFRNMPKELTEAGYIDGAGPWYMLLRIFLPLSLPSLATVTLFSVVGHWNAFFDGMIFMRSAEYYPLQTYIQQLVVQLNVSEIDSTQQEILAKISDKTLNAAKIVVSMVPILVIYPFLQKYFIHGIMLGSVKE; encoded by the coding sequence ATGGTACGCAATCAAACCTGGGGAGCTAAGCTGGGGGAAGCCTCCATTCTGATCCTTATGCTTCTCGTTTCGCTAATGTCCTTGGCACCGGTTCTGCACACAATCTCCGTGTCGTTCAGCAGCAATGCGGCGGCAGCGGGGGGACTCGTCAAATTCTGGCCCGTCGGCTTCAATATCGAGTCCTACCGCAAAATTATCGAGGAGCCCCATTTCATTAATTCCTTCCTGGTTTCGGTCAAGCGGGTTCTCCTCGGAGGCGGCATTAACTTCGTCCTGACGGTGCTGATGGCCTATCCTTTATCCAGAAGCGCCAAGGAATTCCCGCGAAGAAACCTCTACATGTGGTTTATGCTGTTTACGATGCTGTTCAGCGGAGGCATCATTCCTCTTTACTTGACCGTGAAAGCACTCGGGATGTTCAATTCGATCTGGGCGCTCGTGCTTCCGGGAGCCGTTCCGGTGTTCAATGTCATTCTGCTTATGAACTTTTTCCGGAACATGCCGAAAGAGCTGACGGAAGCGGGGTACATCGACGGAGCGGGACCGTGGTACATGCTGCTGCGGATCTTCCTTCCGCTTTCGCTTCCTTCCCTGGCCACGGTTACGCTGTTCAGCGTCGTGGGGCATTGGAACGCTTTTTTCGACGGGATGATCTTCATGCGAAGCGCGGAGTATTACCCGCTTCAGACGTACATTCAACAGCTGGTGGTGCAGCTGAATGTGTCGGAGATCGATTCAACGCAGCAGGAGATATTGGCCAAAATTTCAGATAAAACACTGAATGCCGCCAAAATCGTCGTTTCGATGGTTCCCATTCTCGTCATCTATCCGTTTCTTCAGAAGTATTTCATTCACGGGATAATGCTGGGCTCGGTGAAAGAATAG